In the Bacteroidota bacterium genome, one interval contains:
- a CDS encoding LptF/LptG family permease produces MHSPGQRATLKIRWWTPSMGIWDHIVRESAPPFLLALSVIMFVFLLQFLMRFIDRIVGKGLDVWTILQLIAFNLAWMVVLAVPMAVLVAGVMAFGSLAASNELTAMKAAGVSLGRMMIPMIVLSTLIAVFDLQFNNIILPDANHRAKDLMSDIQRKKPTLVVEPGTFTTEDEIAGYSILARRAHPATSDLEDVTIYDHAQPGQTRVLTARFGHLAFTPDFRNIVLTLREGEIHQQQAEQPTDYRRGRFSTYIVEVPASGYDFMHEGESERSGRELSAHDLLKFVHVRDTMLAHQVVQLRDHVTEYARELTSSAPPKLAAATGSAVINARASFSPHAMQVENDESMIKSTQDDIDSYMVEVHKKYAIPSACIIFALIGAPLGALAKRSGVGAGVGLSIGFFVLYWIFLIGGEKLADRQVITPFWGMWGGNLLLLLVGIVLTWRVALEARPLTSLIWLPFRSRKKISTTIAS; encoded by the coding sequence ATGCACTCGCCGGGCCAGCGCGCAACATTAAAGATCCGATGGTGGACGCCTTCAATGGGCATCTGGGATCATATTGTCCGAGAGTCGGCTCCGCCATTCCTGCTGGCCCTTTCGGTCATCATGTTCGTATTTCTGCTACAGTTTCTGATGCGGTTTATCGACCGCATTGTCGGCAAAGGACTGGATGTTTGGACGATTCTCCAACTCATCGCCTTCAATCTTGCATGGATGGTCGTCCTGGCCGTACCAATGGCAGTTCTCGTGGCCGGCGTCATGGCGTTTGGGTCGCTCGCAGCCTCGAATGAGTTGACCGCGATGAAGGCCGCCGGGGTTTCGCTTGGCCGGATGATGATACCTATGATTGTCCTCAGCACCCTCATCGCAGTATTCGATTTGCAGTTCAACAATATCATCTTGCCTGACGCGAATCATCGCGCCAAGGACTTGATGTCCGACATTCAGCGGAAGAAACCTACGCTGGTCGTCGAGCCGGGGACATTCACAACAGAGGATGAGATTGCCGGTTATTCTATTCTCGCTCGTCGAGCCCATCCAGCAACGAGCGATCTGGAAGATGTAACCATCTACGATCATGCACAGCCCGGCCAAACGCGCGTACTCACCGCCCGATTTGGGCATTTAGCATTTACTCCGGATTTTCGTAATATTGTACTGACGCTGCGTGAAGGAGAAATCCATCAGCAGCAAGCTGAACAACCAACCGATTATCGGCGTGGGCGTTTTAGCACGTACATTGTTGAAGTCCCGGCAAGCGGTTATGACTTCATGCACGAGGGGGAGTCCGAGCGGAGCGGCCGGGAGTTATCCGCGCACGACCTGCTCAAATTTGTGCATGTCCGAGATACGATGCTCGCTCATCAGGTTGTTCAATTGCGAGATCACGTAACGGAATACGCTCGCGAGTTAACATCGAGCGCGCCCCCGAAATTAGCGGCGGCAACGGGATCGGCAGTCATCAATGCCCGCGCGAGTTTCTCGCCACATGCCATGCAGGTCGAGAATGATGAGTCGATGATCAAGAGCACGCAGGATGACATCGACAGCTATATGGTCGAGGTCCACAAGAAATATGCAATCCCATCAGCGTGCATCATCTTTGCCCTAATCGGTGCTCCGCTTGGCGCGCTTGCAAAACGGAGTGGGGTCGGAGCCGGGGTTGGACTTTCGATCGGCTTCTTCGTGCTTTACTGGATTTTCTTAATTGGCGGCGAAAAATTGGCGGACCGCCAGGTCATTACCCCATTTTGGGGGATGTGGGGCGGGAATTTGCTGTTGCTTTTGGTCGGTATTGTGCTGACGTGGCGCGTGGCGCTCGAAGCACGGCCACTGACATCGCTCATTTGGCTGCCGTTTCGGTCGCGAAAGAAGATTAGCACTACTATTGCATCCTGA
- a CDS encoding TonB-dependent receptor produces the protein MSSILWAVCLVVSGLLTFALPQASTAVLRGNPNALPDSSSGVISGFVRDSTSGEAIIGATVRVRALKIGAIANSSGFYSLHIPAGQPVLVEVSSLGFRTITISITLRAGQGLQRNFQMAPVSLGGAEITVEDNAERQRQEPQVSRVMIEPRMVANLPKVGEADLFRILQLLPGVQTSSEISSGLYVRGGSPDENLILLDGSVLYNPSHFFGFFSTFNPDAIKDVEFIKGGFPAEYGGRLSSVLNVTNIDGDRNVTKGKVNIGLISSSGMLETPVGTGALVLAGRRTYLDLLLNTTGLTQKLTLPDYYFYDGNIKLTQNPSPDDKITLAGYWGSDNLVFTANNAINNIDMQWGNKACSAGWTHVFGSELFSKLTLSASNYSSAFTIGSSAQPFTWTNGIDDYTVQGSLDYFPSSQHTVKMGVQATGYHTSLLIQSGTNPPNANIDRTPWYGAGYIQDEWKPAMAGFVEDPLAITGGLRVDGISSNPQIGVDPRLSARYILTPAITLKASAGIYHQYLKLATNNLVPVFDVWLPTDTSQPPEICNQYVLGISTLPFENYTFEVEGYYKSMKNLVEMRPNGMSGSTLNDVFFVGNGEAYGIEFFLQKQVGRITGWLGYTLAWTRRTFPDINNGNAFPPTYDRRNNFDLVMTYHANDRWTLGATFTYGTGQAYTQITALAPNAEDPNRTIPIEGDKNALRLPPYNRLDLSATYAFSFFSEKRNAEFNFDVFNAYNYRNVWISQVDQSTNPATINLVRLLPILPTFGLSVSF, from the coding sequence TTGTCCTCGATTCTCTGGGCCGTATGCTTGGTCGTATCGGGACTTCTCACGTTCGCGTTGCCGCAAGCCTCTACCGCCGTGCTCCGTGGCAATCCGAATGCCCTGCCCGATTCGAGCTCCGGGGTGATTTCGGGTTTCGTGCGAGACTCGACGAGCGGCGAAGCGATTATTGGCGCGACCGTTCGGGTTCGGGCGCTCAAAATCGGTGCGATCGCAAACAGCAGCGGATTCTACTCACTCCACATTCCGGCCGGTCAGCCTGTGCTCGTTGAAGTATCTTCGCTCGGCTTCCGGACGATTACGATAAGCATTACACTCCGCGCGGGCCAGGGTCTTCAGCGCAATTTTCAAATGGCCCCGGTTAGCTTGGGCGGAGCAGAAATTACCGTCGAGGACAATGCCGAACGGCAACGGCAGGAGCCCCAGGTATCGCGCGTGATGATCGAGCCACGCATGGTCGCAAACTTGCCAAAGGTTGGCGAAGCAGATCTCTTTCGAATTCTGCAATTGCTGCCCGGCGTGCAAACCTCCAGCGAAATTTCGAGCGGGCTCTATGTGCGTGGTGGCTCTCCGGATGAAAACCTGATACTGCTCGATGGCAGCGTCCTCTACAATCCCTCTCACTTCTTCGGCTTCTTCTCCACGTTCAATCCCGATGCAATCAAAGATGTTGAGTTTATCAAGGGAGGATTTCCGGCTGAGTATGGCGGCCGCCTATCCTCCGTGCTGAATGTGACCAACATCGATGGCGATCGCAACGTAACGAAGGGCAAAGTAAATATCGGTCTGATCTCGAGCAGCGGAATGCTCGAAACGCCCGTTGGCACTGGCGCACTCGTGCTGGCCGGTCGAAGAACCTATCTCGATCTCCTGCTGAACACGACCGGGCTTACTCAGAAGTTGACGCTGCCGGACTATTACTTTTACGATGGGAATATCAAGCTCACGCAGAATCCTTCGCCGGATGACAAGATCACACTCGCCGGGTACTGGGGATCGGACAATTTGGTCTTCACGGCCAACAACGCAATCAACAACATTGATATGCAGTGGGGCAACAAAGCCTGCTCCGCAGGGTGGACACATGTTTTTGGAAGCGAGCTGTTTTCAAAATTGACGCTCTCGGCAAGCAATTATTCTTCTGCATTCACCATCGGCTCAAGCGCACAGCCATTCACGTGGACGAATGGGATTGACGACTACACGGTACAAGGCAGTCTCGATTATTTTCCGAGCTCGCAGCACACAGTCAAAATGGGAGTTCAGGCGACGGGCTATCATACCTCGTTGCTCATTCAATCCGGCACCAATCCACCCAATGCGAATATCGATCGAACCCCCTGGTATGGAGCAGGCTACATTCAGGACGAATGGAAACCGGCAATGGCCGGCTTTGTCGAAGATCCGCTGGCAATCACAGGTGGCCTGCGTGTCGATGGAATCAGTTCAAACCCGCAGATCGGTGTTGACCCACGGCTAAGCGCGCGCTATATCCTCACGCCGGCCATCACGCTCAAAGCCAGTGCTGGCATTTACCATCAGTATCTGAAACTCGCGACGAACAACCTTGTGCCGGTCTTTGACGTGTGGCTCCCGACAGACACGTCCCAGCCGCCGGAAATCTGCAATCAGTATGTACTTGGAATTTCGACGCTTCCATTCGAGAATTACACATTCGAGGTCGAAGGCTACTATAAGAGCATGAAAAACCTGGTCGAAATGCGCCCGAACGGCATGAGCGGATCGACGCTGAACGACGTCTTCTTTGTCGGTAATGGTGAAGCATACGGCATCGAGTTCTTCCTGCAAAAGCAAGTCGGACGGATAACCGGTTGGCTCGGGTACACACTCGCATGGACCAGGCGCACATTCCCCGACATCAACAATGGGAATGCATTTCCGCCGACCTACGACCGTCGTAACAATTTCGATCTCGTGATGACATACCACGCCAACGATCGCTGGACGCTTGGCGCGACCTTCACGTATGGCACCGGTCAGGCGTACACGCAGATCACGGCGCTCGCGCCAAACGCAGAAGATCCGAACCGTACGATTCCGATCGAGGGCGATAAGAACGCATTGCGACTCCCCCCCTACAACCGGTTGGATCTCTCGGCAACGTATGCCTTCTCGTTCTTCTCCGAAAAGCGCAACGCGGAATTCAATTTCGACGTGTTCAACGCGTACAATTATCGGAATGTCTGGATTTCGCAAGTCGATCAATCGACCAATCCGGCCACGATCAATCTGGTACGTCTCCTTCCTATTCTTCCGACGTTTGGTTTATCCGTTAGCTTCTGA
- a CDS encoding DUF4249 family protein, with product MIAIQEHIGTTVIEPPRNGGFGMRVYVLALVALTAATALSSCDNAIETAYNEQIVVSAFLYANAPIDSVVLHRTTPFGAYYDDLDYAVDSATVIVTVDGVPHTLLPAKLKGRYSLPASDLIVQAGKTYQLSITAPNNQTGGKHSISAVTTVPMPIHLSPLADSVRGRTFVLDTNNLASFVFVVTAGPVESPERRYLLSVTALDTNYGRIRPPRGLDSVLPIRYSLVATGPAIAVTSRFVNWYGPNLITFYAIDTNWTDYQRQIITQGGTNYQASLNHIAGGMGVFASASRDTVSLFVKPKQ from the coding sequence ATGATCGCAATTCAAGAACATATTGGGACAACCGTCATTGAGCCTCCTCGCAATGGCGGTTTCGGGATGCGCGTTTATGTGCTCGCACTCGTTGCACTCACGGCGGCGACCGCGCTGAGTAGTTGCGACAATGCCATCGAAACGGCCTACAACGAACAGATCGTTGTGTCCGCGTTCCTCTATGCGAATGCGCCGATTGACTCCGTCGTCCTGCACCGGACGACACCATTCGGCGCGTACTACGACGATCTCGATTATGCTGTCGATAGCGCGACGGTCATCGTAACCGTCGATGGCGTGCCGCACACATTACTGCCAGCAAAACTCAAAGGCCGTTACTCTCTTCCGGCCAGCGATCTCATCGTGCAGGCCGGCAAGACCTATCAGCTTTCGATTACAGCACCCAACAATCAGACGGGCGGCAAGCACTCGATCAGCGCGGTAACGACGGTGCCGATGCCGATCCATCTGAGTCCGCTTGCGGATTCGGTCCGTGGCCGCACCTTTGTGCTCGATACGAACAATCTTGCTTCTTTTGTCTTCGTCGTTACGGCTGGTCCGGTGGAGAGTCCCGAGCGCCGATACTTGCTCAGTGTAACGGCGCTCGACACGAATTACGGGCGCATCCGTCCACCTCGCGGGTTGGATTCCGTCCTGCCCATTCGCTATTCGTTGGTCGCAACAGGCCCCGCGATTGCAGTCACCTCACGGTTCGTAAACTGGTATGGACCCAACCTCATCACCTTTTATGCGATCGATACCAACTGGACGGACTATCAGCGGCAGATCATTACCCAGGGCGGCACGAATTATCAAGCATCGCTGAATCATATCGCTGGCGGAATGGGTGTATTCGCCAGCGCCTCGCGGGACACAGTCTCGCTGTTCGTCAAGCCCAAGCAGTAG
- the hslU gene encoding ATP-dependent protease ATPase subunit HslU yields the protein MHQYTPHQIVHELDKYIIGQSNAKRSVAIALRNRWRRQQVPDALREEIMPNNIILIGPTGVGKTEIARRLARLAGAPFLKVEATKYTEVGYVGRDVESMIRDLTELAITMVKNEQMQAIEPKARANAEERILDILIPPVIEAPRTPPPMMFPGVPVSTSISGLPQARTRTPTEAKEDAELNEKTRNHYREKLRAGELDTKEIEVDIQQAPPIASMQIMGPLGGPGMDEIGQNIQDILGGMLPKKSKRRRVTVAEAREVFEGEEASKLIDMETVVHDAIERVESTGIIFLDEIDKVAGGGRKEGGGGPDVSREGVQRDLLPIVEGSNVSTRYGIVRTDHILFIASGAFHTSKPSDLIPELQGRFPIRVELESLTQNDFVKILTIPENALLKQYTALLATEGVQVTFQPDAIEAIARIAFEVNEAVENIGARRLHTILTTLLEQVLFDVPDVVKEKQMKITAAFVDERLEKVVRNRDLSQYIL from the coding sequence ATGCATCAATACACGCCGCATCAGATCGTCCATGAACTGGATAAGTACATCATCGGACAATCGAACGCGAAGCGTTCAGTCGCGATCGCCTTGCGCAATCGCTGGCGCCGGCAGCAGGTGCCGGATGCGCTCCGCGAGGAGATCATGCCGAATAACATTATCCTGATCGGTCCGACAGGTGTTGGCAAGACCGAAATCGCTCGGCGTCTGGCCCGTCTGGCTGGTGCGCCATTCCTGAAAGTCGAAGCGACGAAATACACCGAGGTTGGCTACGTAGGCCGCGATGTGGAATCGATGATCCGCGATCTGACCGAACTTGCCATCACCATGGTCAAGAACGAGCAGATGCAGGCCATCGAACCAAAGGCGCGCGCCAATGCTGAGGAGCGCATTCTCGATATCCTGATTCCGCCGGTCATCGAAGCGCCGAGAACTCCGCCACCAATGATGTTTCCCGGCGTGCCGGTGAGCACATCGATCAGCGGACTGCCGCAAGCCCGCACGCGAACGCCCACCGAAGCGAAGGAAGATGCTGAGCTGAACGAGAAGACGCGCAATCACTATCGCGAGAAACTCCGCGCCGGTGAACTCGATACCAAAGAGATCGAGGTCGATATTCAGCAAGCGCCGCCGATTGCTTCCATGCAGATCATGGGGCCGCTCGGCGGACCCGGCATGGACGAGATTGGACAGAACATTCAGGACATTCTCGGCGGCATGTTGCCGAAGAAGAGCAAGCGCCGTCGCGTGACGGTGGCAGAAGCCCGCGAGGTATTTGAAGGTGAAGAAGCCAGCAAATTGATCGACATGGAGACCGTCGTTCACGACGCCATCGAGCGCGTCGAGAGCACCGGTATTATCTTTTTGGATGAGATCGATAAAGTTGCTGGTGGCGGACGCAAAGAGGGTGGTGGCGGTCCCGACGTTTCCCGTGAAGGCGTGCAGCGCGATTTGCTGCCGATCGTCGAAGGATCGAACGTCAGCACGCGCTATGGCATCGTGCGGACCGACCACATTTTGTTTATTGCGAGCGGCGCATTCCACACGTCCAAGCCGAGCGATCTCATTCCGGAGTTGCAGGGACGCTTCCCGATCCGCGTCGAGCTTGAAAGTCTGACGCAGAATGACTTCGTGAAGATTCTCACCATTCCCGAGAACGCATTACTAAAGCAATACACCGCGCTGCTTGCGACCGAAGGCGTCCAAGTAACCTTCCAGCCAGATGCGATCGAAGCCATCGCGCGTATCGCGTTCGAAGTCAACGAGGCCGTCGAGAACATCGGCGCGCGACGTTTGCATACCATTCTAACGACGCTCCTCGAACAAGTGTTGTTCGATGTGCCGGATGTGGTGAAAGAGAAGCAGATGAAGATCACCGCCGCGTTCGTCGATGAGCGGCTGGAGAAGGTCGTGAGGAATCGGGATTTGAGTCAGTATATTTTGTAA
- the hslV gene encoding ATP-dependent protease subunit HslV, translated as MLIRSTTVLGVVKDGKAALGSDGQVTTGQTVMKSNAKKLRMLGNGTVIAGFAGSTSDALTLYDRFNKKLEEYRGNVPRAVVELGRDWRSDKYLRRLEAMLAVVSRENAFLLSGTGDVIEPENGIVAIGSGGPYALAAARAFMQSNPAMSTREIVESSLKIAGEICIYSNTNLSIESLD; from the coding sequence ATGTTAATCAGATCTACTACTGTTCTCGGTGTCGTTAAGGACGGCAAAGCTGCGCTTGGCTCGGATGGTCAGGTTACGACCGGGCAGACCGTGATGAAATCGAACGCAAAGAAATTGCGTATGCTTGGAAATGGCACTGTCATCGCCGGATTCGCCGGCTCGACCAGCGATGCGCTCACACTCTACGATCGGTTCAACAAGAAGCTCGAAGAGTATCGCGGCAACGTACCACGCGCTGTCGTTGAGCTCGGTCGCGACTGGCGGAGCGATAAATATCTTCGGCGCCTGGAGGCGATGCTTGCAGTCGTAAGCCGCGAGAATGCATTTCTGCTTTCTGGCACCGGCGACGTGATCGAACCGGAGAATGGCATCGTGGCGATCGGATCTGGCGGACCATACGCGCTTGCTGCGGCGCGCGCGTTCATGCAAAGCAATCCCGCGATGTCCACGCGCGAGATCGTGGAATCCTCGCTTAAGATCGCCGGAGAAATTTGCATTTATAGTAATACGAATCTTTCAATCGAATCTCTGGATTAA
- a CDS encoding C39 family peptidase: protein MGFYPQNNRWQCGPFAIKHALAIVGRFVDEESLTKAAKTTKEGTDERMLRRAAEKFDCRLIEIRKVTEDAAFRALKAALTTGRPCMICINQWGHWVTIVGFDARSERFVVIDSEKDPVVRIPAWSELKRRWVFNEYDRDGKLQQFYDLYVLRPRFRVQSKANFSLKRAQFLRRPGNAHFIKHFDEYVSDLLNIARPGHTRDGRSDTISMAEFLRRHRKMLLETVQYWHGQTTDAKLRRVLSNMRFVAETYGLVIRQEDEKRTIASFAALLMTWATTHEPLEEALYGE, encoded by the coding sequence ATGGGCTTTTATCCTCAAAATAACCGGTGGCAGTGTGGTCCGTTCGCGATTAAGCACGCGCTGGCGATCGTTGGCCGGTTTGTGGACGAGGAATCGCTGACCAAAGCGGCGAAAACGACGAAAGAGGGGACGGACGAGAGAATGCTCCGCCGCGCCGCCGAGAAGTTCGATTGCCGGCTGATCGAAATCCGGAAAGTTACCGAAGATGCGGCATTTCGGGCCTTAAAAGCCGCTTTGACAACGGGCCGGCCGTGCATGATCTGCATCAACCAGTGGGGACATTGGGTCACGATCGTTGGTTTTGACGCCCGTTCGGAACGCTTCGTTGTTATCGATAGCGAAAAGGACCCGGTCGTGCGCATTCCAGCCTGGAGCGAACTCAAGCGCCGCTGGGTGTTTAACGAGTACGACCGCGATGGCAAGCTGCAACAATTTTACGACTTGTACGTCCTGAGACCACGGTTCCGCGTGCAATCGAAAGCGAATTTTTCGCTGAAGCGCGCGCAGTTCTTGCGGCGTCCGGGCAATGCGCACTTCATCAAACATTTCGATGAATACGTCAGCGATTTGTTGAATATCGCTCGGCCGGGACACACTCGCGATGGCCGCTCGGATACAATCTCGATGGCTGAATTCCTGCGGCGTCATCGAAAAATGTTGCTGGAAACCGTGCAATATTGGCATGGTCAAACGACCGATGCAAAGCTTCGGCGTGTTCTCAGCAACATGCGGTTCGTCGCTGAAACGTATGGACTCGTTATTCGTCAAGAGGACGAAAAGCGGACCATCGCTTCATTCGCCGCGCTGCTCATGACCTGGGCAACAACGCACGAACCGCTGGAAGAGGCGCTGTACGGGGAATAG
- a CDS encoding class I SAM-dependent methyltransferase yields the protein MHPDIEQQIESFVAFLPEIEQMPLAAFEAELHAKLNAIVAMSDNYPQQREAFRQSLLDKTDGEIQKGLMNRQMRQKPFGYAGDFRVIDWMYKHIRDVDILSGFWDDFCHRQAAAESVRNRKEHLKTTLAEIVLKKRGPVRVLDFASGPCRDVAEAIETAGGACHGSTFHCVDMEPKAIEYAQKVTNPYAKLVHFKWECGNVFRFRSEEQFDLVWCAGLFDYLNDKLAIALIARMWNLTAPGGRIVVGNFHPSNPTRNYIEWCMDWVLIHRTEDELRALGLAAGIPADRISIDREPLGVCIFLTASKEKVA from the coding sequence ATGCACCCAGACATCGAACAACAGATCGAGAGCTTCGTCGCATTCTTGCCGGAAATCGAGCAAATGCCGCTCGCGGCGTTCGAAGCAGAGCTACACGCGAAGCTCAACGCCATCGTCGCCATGAGCGATAACTATCCGCAGCAGCGGGAGGCATTTCGCCAATCGTTGCTCGACAAAACGGATGGCGAAATCCAGAAGGGCTTGATGAACCGGCAAATGCGTCAGAAGCCGTTTGGATATGCCGGAGACTTCCGGGTTATCGACTGGATGTACAAGCACATTCGCGACGTCGATATTCTGAGCGGGTTTTGGGACGACTTCTGCCACCGGCAGGCGGCGGCGGAGTCCGTTCGCAATCGGAAGGAACACCTGAAGACGACGTTAGCGGAAATCGTGCTTAAGAAGCGCGGGCCAGTCCGTGTGCTCGATTTTGCATCCGGCCCGTGCCGCGATGTGGCCGAAGCGATCGAGACCGCTGGCGGTGCGTGCCACGGCAGCACATTCCATTGTGTGGACATGGAGCCGAAGGCAATAGAATATGCCCAGAAGGTCACGAACCCGTATGCAAAACTTGTGCACTTCAAATGGGAGTGCGGAAACGTCTTCCGCTTCCGGTCCGAAGAGCAATTCGATCTGGTCTGGTGCGCGGGGCTTTTCGACTACCTGAACGATAAGCTCGCCATCGCGCTCATTGCGCGAATGTGGAATCTTACCGCGCCGGGCGGACGGATCGTCGTCGGAAATTTCCATCCGAGCAATCCGACGCGCAACTACATCGAGTGGTGCATGGACTGGGTGCTCATTCACCGCACCGAGGACGAACTCCGCGCCCTCGGACTCGCCGCCGGTATCCCGGCCGATCGCATCTCGATCGACCGGGAGCCGCTGGGGGTATGCATATTCTTAACGGCATCAAAAGAGAAGGTCGCTTGA
- a CDS encoding aminotransferase class I/II-fold pyridoxal phosphate-dependent enzyme yields MSRTEPFFEWQEERRNAGLWPYSRIMIERPDSSGMLRDERGTVRRGLNFASQDYLSLASHPAIIAAAAEALHTFGPHSAGSPVLTGNTTLSSRLEREISDFVGMEHVLLFPTGWAAGFGAITGLVRPYDHILIDSLAHACLQAGANAATQNVRQYRHLDAESLRSMLVTIRATDSENGILIITEGLFSMDSDVPEIERLQALAHEYDATLFVDVAHDFGATGPGGAGTIARQHMLGKVDLVMGSFSKTFASNGGFLASNRAAVWQTVKYYGGTHIFSNALSPIQAAVVSEALRIVRSEAGEELRQKNRAVSELLRTELHTHGLRVAGEPSPIVPVMIGSEKIARIASKLIAERGLLANLVEFPAVAVGTARFRMQCMAGHRADATRDAARIIGEAVRDATNYINGTALGDPNQSR; encoded by the coding sequence TTGTCTCGTACAGAGCCGTTCTTTGAATGGCAAGAGGAACGCAGAAATGCCGGCCTCTGGCCATACTCCAGAATCATGATCGAGCGGCCTGACAGTAGCGGCATGCTGAGAGACGAGCGTGGCACTGTGAGGCGCGGCTTGAACTTCGCTTCGCAGGACTACTTGTCGCTCGCGAGTCATCCGGCTATCATTGCCGCAGCGGCTGAAGCACTCCACACATTTGGGCCACACTCTGCTGGATCGCCCGTGCTGACTGGTAACACGACGCTTTCTTCACGGCTCGAACGCGAGATTTCCGACTTCGTCGGGATGGAGCACGTGCTGCTTTTCCCGACCGGATGGGCTGCCGGGTTTGGAGCGATCACCGGACTCGTGCGCCCATACGATCATATTCTGATCGATTCGCTCGCGCACGCGTGTCTGCAAGCGGGTGCGAACGCGGCCACGCAAAACGTCCGGCAATACCGGCACCTCGATGCGGAATCGCTCCGCTCCATGCTTGTAACGATTCGTGCAACGGATTCCGAAAATGGAATCCTAATCATTACGGAAGGACTCTTCTCCATGGATTCCGATGTGCCCGAGATCGAGCGGCTTCAGGCACTCGCCCATGAGTACGACGCGACATTGTTCGTTGACGTTGCTCACGATTTTGGGGCAACTGGTCCGGGCGGCGCAGGCACTATTGCACGGCAACATATGCTGGGCAAAGTGGACCTCGTGATGGGCAGCTTTTCCAAGACCTTTGCTTCGAATGGCGGGTTCCTCGCGTCGAATCGCGCAGCAGTCTGGCAAACCGTGAAGTATTACGGTGGCACGCATATTTTTTCCAATGCTCTGTCGCCGATCCAGGCTGCGGTCGTTTCCGAGGCGCTTCGGATTGTGCGCTCCGAGGCAGGCGAAGAGCTGCGGCAGAAGAACCGTGCGGTGAGCGAGCTCCTTCGCACCGAACTTCACACGCACGGCCTGCGCGTGGCCGGCGAACCAAGCCCAATCGTGCCGGTCATGATCGGAAGTGAGAAGATTGCGCGAATTGCCAGCAAACTCATCGCGGAGCGCGGTCTGCTGGCGAATCTCGTCGAATTTCCTGCCGTGGCGGTCGGGACAGCTCGCTTTCGAATGCAGTGCATGGCGGGACACCGAGCCGATGCCACGCGCGACGCCGCACGGATCATTGGCGAAGCTGTCAGGGATGCAACGAATTACATTAATGGAACAGCGTTAGGAGATCCGAACCAATCACGCTAA